One region of Oncorhynchus keta strain PuntledgeMale-10-30-2019 chromosome 24, Oket_V2, whole genome shotgun sequence genomic DNA includes:
- the LOC118402729 gene encoding cytohesin-1 isoform X3 codes for MQRNKQVSMGCKKFNMDPKKGIRFLIDSGLLKNTSDDIAQFLYKGEGLNKTAIGDYLGEREDFNLEVLQAFVELHEFTDLNLVQALRQFLWSFRLPGEAQKIDRMMEAFAQRYCHCNPGVFQHSDTCYVLSFAVIMLNTSLHNPNVKDKPSHQRFTTMNRGINDGGDLPEDLLRNLYESIKNEPFKIPEDDGNDLTHTFFNPDREGWLLKLGGRVKTWKRRWFILTDNCLYYFEYTTDKEPRGIIPLENLSIREVDDSKKPNCFELFIPDHRDQVIKACKTEADGRVVEGNHTFYRISAPTAEEKEEWITSIKKAISRDPFYEMVAARKKKVSALTSP; via the exons ATGCAGAGAAACAAGCAGGTGTCCATGGGGTGCAAGAAGTTCAACATGGACCCAAAGAAG GGGATCCGGTTTTTGATTGACAGCGGTCTGCTGAAGAACACCAGTGATGACATCGCCCAGTTCCTCTATAAAGGGGAGGGGCTAAACAAGACCGCCATCGGAGACTATCTGGGGGAGAG AGAGGATTTCAATCTTGAGGTTCTACAAGCCTTTGTGGAGCTGCATGAGTTTACTGACCTTAACCTGGTCCAGGCCCTCAG GCAGTTCCTGTGGAGTTTCCGGTTGCCAGGTGAAGCCCAGAAGATCGATCGCATGATGGAGGCGTTTGCCCAGAGATACTGTCACTGTAACCCTGGCGTCTTCCAGCACAGCG ATACGTGTTATGTGTTGTCGTTTGCTGTGATCATGCTGAACACCAGTCTCCATAACCCCAATGTGAAGGACAAACCCTCCCACCAGAGATTCACCACCATGAACAGAGGAATCAACGATGGCGGAGACTTACCTGAGGATCTACTCAGG AACCTGTATGAGAGTATAAAGAACGAACCCTTTAAGATCCCAGAGGATGATGGGAACGACCTCACACACACTTTCTTCAACCCCGACCGGGAGGGCTGGCTTCTCAAACTAG GAGGACGTGTGAAGACGTGGAAGAGACGATGGTTCATCCTCACAGACAACTGCCTGTACTACTTTGAGTACACTACT gatAAGGAGCCTAGGGGTATCATCCCTCTGGAGAATCTTAGTATTAGAGAGGTGGACGACTCTAAGAAACCA aactGTTTTGAGCTGTTCATCCCGGACCACAGGGATCAGGTGATCAAGGCGTGTAAGACCGAGGCGGACGGACGCGTTGTTGAGGGCAACCACACCTTCTATCGAATCTCTGCCCCCACAGCTGAGGAGAAGGAAGAATGGATCACCAGCATCAA AAAAGCCATCAGCAGGGACCCCTTCTATGAGATGGTGGCAGCCCGGAAGAAGAAGGTGTCGGCTCTGACTAGCCCGTAG
- the dnah9 gene encoding dynein heavy chain 9, axonemal produces the protein MVVDLHAFYVLPPSSIVGRTEARDIVLYLKPLQKILDEIEQLEYSQLPTYVGAVMHTVCLTWANSEHYSHPARIIVILQEICNLFIDMTRNFLGPEEVMKGLMGEIDEILGNIRMSIVTLVTLRETYNQCKVDMDKYFKNGNSKNWDFPSHLVFTRLDAFLQRLQTIEEVYAVSVELLKLEKVDIQGVRGSALGNMVFSIYEEFLDLIKIFAECKYDAIDTGNKSFDENFRKFQDQILDFERRLGTILCQAFDDCASTESAVKMLDMFGFILERPHIQNQICSKYKELVEMFSSELDHTKLVYDAQMAAVETCKGVPPIAKNMPHVAGQLNWAREVQDRIQIPMKNFKAIHHPCMDTDEARLVFQKYEEMMGLLHQYCVSVYTEWTSRVGTDCQFNLEQPLLLRNTKNNVLSVNFNKQLVAVLREVKYLTIQGQQDVPPSAAEVFSQSETFRKYVGNLDLIVSWYNQVQDRTLEGRA, from the exons ATGGTTGTGGACCTGCATGCATTTTATGTTCTGCCACCCTCCTCCATTGTAGGTCGGACGGAAGCACGGGATATTGTTCTTTATCTGAAGCCACTGCAGAAGATACTTGATGAGATTGAACAGTTGGAGTACTCACAG CTGCCAACCTACGTGGGAGCTGTGATGCACACAGTGTGTCTAACCTGGGCTAACTCTGAGCACTACAGCCACCCTGCTAGGATCATTGTCATCCTCCAAGAAATCTGCAACCTCTTCATTGATATG ACAAGGAACTTCCTGGGTCCAGAGGAGGTGATGAAGGGCCTTATGGGGGAGATCGACGAGATTCTGGGAAACATCAGGATGAGCATTGTCACCTTGGTGACCCTCAGAGAGACTTACAATCAGTGCAAAGTCGACATGGACAAATACTTCAAA AATGGAAACTCAAAGAACTGGGATTTCCCTTCACACCTGGTGTTTACCAGGCTGGATGCCTTCCTGCAGCGTCTACAGACcatagag GAGGTGTATGCGGTGTCAGTGGAGCTGCTAAAGCTGGAGAAGGTGGACATCCAGGGGGTCCGAGGCAGCGCCCTGGGAAACATGGTCTTCAGCATCTACGAGGAGTTCCTTGATCTCATCAAAATATTTGCAGAGTGCAAATACGACGCCATCGACACAGGCAACAAG aGCTTTGATGAGAACTTCAGGAAGTTCCAGGACCAGATCTTGGACTTTGAGAGACGGTTAGGCACCATCCTGTGCCAGGCTTTCGATGACTGTGCCTCCACAGAGTCTGCTGTCAAG ATGTTGGACATGTTTGGCTTCATCCTGGAGCGCCCTCACATCCAGAACCAGATCTGTTCTAAGTACAAGGAGCTGGTGGAAATGTTCAGCTCAGAGCTGGACCACACCAAGCTGGTGTACGACGCCCAGATGGCAGCCGTGGAGACATGTAAAGGTGTCCCGCCCATTGCCAAAAACATGCCCCACGTTGCCGGGCAACTCAATTGGGCCAGGGAGGTACAAGACCGCATCCAGATCCCCATGAAGAACTTCAAGGCTATCCACCACCC GTGTATGGACACGGATGAGGCCAGGCTGGTGTTCCAGAAGTATGAAGAGATGATGGGGCTGCTGCACCAGTACTGTGTGAGCGTGTACACAGAGTGGACATCCCGGGTCGGCACTGACTGCCAGTTCAACCTGGAGCAGCCTCTGCTTCTACGCAACACCAAGAACAACGTCCTCAGTGTCAACTTCAACAAGCAG CTGGTGGCCGTTCTGAGGGAGGTGAAGTATCTGACCATCCAGGGCCAGCAGGATGTGCCTCCCAGCGCTGCTGAAGTCTTTTCCCAGAGTGAGACCTTCAGGAAATACGTGGGCAACCTGGACCTCATCGTCTCCTGGTACAACCaggtacaggacaggacactggAAGGGAGGGCATAG
- the LOC118402729 gene encoding cytohesin-1 isoform X2 — protein sequence MVLKSADGVVPDDLSPEERQELESIRRRKLELLQDIQRLKGEIAEVTNEIDILGITDERKSMQRNKQVSMGCKKFNMDPKKGIRFLIDSGLLKNTSDDIAQFLYKGEGLNKTAIGDYLGEREDFNLEVLQAFVELHEFTDLNLVQALRQFLWSFRLPGEAQKIDRMMEAFAQRYCHCNPGVFQHSDTCYVLSFAVIMLNTSLHNPNVKDKPSHQRFTTMNRGINDGGDLPEDLLRNLYESIKNEPFKIPEDDGNDLTHTFFNPDREGWLLKLGGRVKTWKRRWFILTDNCLYYFEYTTDKEPRGIIPLENLSIREVDDSKKPNCFELFIPDHRDQVIKACKTEADGRVVEGNHTFYRISAPTAEEKEEWITSIKKAISRDPFYEMVAARKKKVSALTSP from the exons AGGCTGAAGGGTGAGATAGCAGAGGTGACAAATGAAATTGACATCCTAGGCATAACCGacgaaag GAAAAGCATGCAGAGAAACAAGCAGGTGTCCATGGGGTGCAAGAAGTTCAACATGGACCCAAAGAAG GGGATCCGGTTTTTGATTGACAGCGGTCTGCTGAAGAACACCAGTGATGACATCGCCCAGTTCCTCTATAAAGGGGAGGGGCTAAACAAGACCGCCATCGGAGACTATCTGGGGGAGAG AGAGGATTTCAATCTTGAGGTTCTACAAGCCTTTGTGGAGCTGCATGAGTTTACTGACCTTAACCTGGTCCAGGCCCTCAG GCAGTTCCTGTGGAGTTTCCGGTTGCCAGGTGAAGCCCAGAAGATCGATCGCATGATGGAGGCGTTTGCCCAGAGATACTGTCACTGTAACCCTGGCGTCTTCCAGCACAGCG ATACGTGTTATGTGTTGTCGTTTGCTGTGATCATGCTGAACACCAGTCTCCATAACCCCAATGTGAAGGACAAACCCTCCCACCAGAGATTCACCACCATGAACAGAGGAATCAACGATGGCGGAGACTTACCTGAGGATCTACTCAGG AACCTGTATGAGAGTATAAAGAACGAACCCTTTAAGATCCCAGAGGATGATGGGAACGACCTCACACACACTTTCTTCAACCCCGACCGGGAGGGCTGGCTTCTCAAACTAG GAGGACGTGTGAAGACGTGGAAGAGACGATGGTTCATCCTCACAGACAACTGCCTGTACTACTTTGAGTACACTACT gatAAGGAGCCTAGGGGTATCATCCCTCTGGAGAATCTTAGTATTAGAGAGGTGGACGACTCTAAGAAACCA aactGTTTTGAGCTGTTCATCCCGGACCACAGGGATCAGGTGATCAAGGCGTGTAAGACCGAGGCGGACGGACGCGTTGTTGAGGGCAACCACACCTTCTATCGAATCTCTGCCCCCACAGCTGAGGAGAAGGAAGAATGGATCACCAGCATCAA AAAAGCCATCAGCAGGGACCCCTTCTATGAGATGGTGGCAGCCCGGAAGAAGAAGGTGTCGGCTCTGACTAGCCCGTAG